One Perognathus longimembris pacificus isolate PPM17 chromosome 2, ASM2315922v1, whole genome shotgun sequence DNA segment encodes these proteins:
- the Ldb1 gene encoding LIM domain-binding protein 1 isoform X1, with the protein MSVGCACPGCSSKSFKLYSPKEPPNGNAFPPFHPGTMLDRDVGPTPMYPPTYLEPGIGRHTPYGNQTDYRIFELNKRLQNWTEECDNLWWDAFTTEFFEDDAMLTITFCLEDGPKRYTIGRTLIPRYFRSIFEGGATELYYVLKHPKEAFHSNFVSLDCDQGSMVTQHGKPMFTQVCVEGRLYLEFMFDDMMRIKTWHFSIRQHRELIPRSILAMHAQDPQMLDQLSKNITRCGLSNSTLNYLRLCVILEPMQELMSRHKTYSLSPRDCLKTCLFQKWQRMVAPPAEPARQQPSKRRKRKMSGGSTMSSGGGNTNNSNSKKKSPASTFALSSQVPDVMVVGEPTLMGGEFGDEDERLITRLENTQFDAANGIDDEDSFNNSPALGANSPWNSKPPSSQESKSENPTSQASQ; encoded by the exons gTTGTTCGTCAAAGTCATTCAAGCTGTACTCGCCGAAGGAGCCCCCGAACGGCAACGCCTTCCCTCCCTTTCATCCCGGCACCATGCTGGATCGGGATGTGGG CCCAACTCCCATGTACCCGCCTACATACCTGGAGCCTGGGATTGG GAGGCATACACCTTATGGTAACCAAACTGACTACAGAATATTTGAGCTTAACAAACGGCTTCAGAACTGGACAGAG GAGTGTGACAATCTCTGGTGGGATGCTTTCACAACTGAGTTCTTTGAGGACGATGCCATGTTGACCATCACTTTCTGCCTGGAAGATGGACCAAAGAGATACA CCATTGGCCGGACCCTGATCCCACGCTACTTTCGCAGCATTTTTGAAGGGGGTGCTACGGAGCTGTATTATGTCCTAAAGCACCCCAAGGAGGCATTCCACAGCAACTTTGTGTCCCTCGACTGTGACCAGGGCAGCATGGTGACCCAACACGGCAAACCCATGTTCACCCAG GTGTGTGTGGAGGGCCGATTGTACCTGGAGTTCATGTTTGATGACATGATGCGGATAAAGACATGGCACTTCAGCATCCGACAGCACCGAGAGCTCATCCCCCGGAGCATCCTTGCCATGCAT GCCCAGGACCCCCAGATGTTGGATCAGCTATCTAAAAATATCACCCGGTGTGGGCTATCCAATTCTACTCTCAACTACCTCCGA CTCTGTGTGATACTTGAGCCCATGCAGGAGCTCATGTCCCGCCACAAGACCTACAGCCTCAGCCCCCGAGACTGCCTCAAGACCTGCCTTTTCCAGAAGTGGCAGCGCATGGTAGCGCCTCCTG CGGAACCTGCACGGCAACAACCCAGCAAACGGCGGAAACGGAAGATGTCAGGGGGAAGCACCATGAGCTCAGGGGGCGGCAacaccaacaacagcaacagcaagaAGAAGAGTCCAGCCAGCACCTTCGCCCTCTCCAGCCAGGTACCT GATGTGATGGTGGTGGGGGAGCCCACCCTGATGGGCGGGGAGTTCGGGGACGAGGACGAGAGGCTCATCACCCGGCTGGAGAACACCCAGTTTGACGCGGCCAACGGCATTGACGACGAGGACAGCTTTAACAACTCCCCTGCACTGGGCGCCAACAGCCCCTGGAACAGCAAGCCTCCGTCCAGCCAAGAAAGCAAATCGGAGAACCCCACGTCACAGGCCTCCCAGTAA
- the Ldb1 gene encoding LIM domain-binding protein 1 isoform X2: MSVGCACPGCSSKSFKLYSPKEPPNGNAFPPFHPGTMLDRDVGPTPMYPPTYLEPGIGRHTPYGNQTDYRIFELNKRLQNWTEECDNLWWDAFTTEFFEDDAMLTITFCLEDGPKRYTIGRTLIPRYFRSIFEGGATELYYVLKHPKEAFHSNFVSLDCDQGSMVTQHGKPMFTQVCVEGRLYLEFMFDDMMRIKTWHFSIRQHRELIPRSILAMHAQDPQMLDQLSKNITRCGLSNSTLNYLRLCVILEPMQELMSRHKTYSLSPRDCLKTCLFQKWQRMVAPPAEPARQQPSKRRKRKMSGGSTMSSGGGNTNNSNSKKKSPASTFALSSQDVMVVGEPTLMGGEFGDEDERLITRLENTQFDAANGIDDEDSFNNSPALGANSPWNSKPPSSQESKSENPTSQASQ; this comes from the exons gTTGTTCGTCAAAGTCATTCAAGCTGTACTCGCCGAAGGAGCCCCCGAACGGCAACGCCTTCCCTCCCTTTCATCCCGGCACCATGCTGGATCGGGATGTGGG CCCAACTCCCATGTACCCGCCTACATACCTGGAGCCTGGGATTGG GAGGCATACACCTTATGGTAACCAAACTGACTACAGAATATTTGAGCTTAACAAACGGCTTCAGAACTGGACAGAG GAGTGTGACAATCTCTGGTGGGATGCTTTCACAACTGAGTTCTTTGAGGACGATGCCATGTTGACCATCACTTTCTGCCTGGAAGATGGACCAAAGAGATACA CCATTGGCCGGACCCTGATCCCACGCTACTTTCGCAGCATTTTTGAAGGGGGTGCTACGGAGCTGTATTATGTCCTAAAGCACCCCAAGGAGGCATTCCACAGCAACTTTGTGTCCCTCGACTGTGACCAGGGCAGCATGGTGACCCAACACGGCAAACCCATGTTCACCCAG GTGTGTGTGGAGGGCCGATTGTACCTGGAGTTCATGTTTGATGACATGATGCGGATAAAGACATGGCACTTCAGCATCCGACAGCACCGAGAGCTCATCCCCCGGAGCATCCTTGCCATGCAT GCCCAGGACCCCCAGATGTTGGATCAGCTATCTAAAAATATCACCCGGTGTGGGCTATCCAATTCTACTCTCAACTACCTCCGA CTCTGTGTGATACTTGAGCCCATGCAGGAGCTCATGTCCCGCCACAAGACCTACAGCCTCAGCCCCCGAGACTGCCTCAAGACCTGCCTTTTCCAGAAGTGGCAGCGCATGGTAGCGCCTCCTG CGGAACCTGCACGGCAACAACCCAGCAAACGGCGGAAACGGAAGATGTCAGGGGGAAGCACCATGAGCTCAGGGGGCGGCAacaccaacaacagcaacagcaagaAGAAGAGTCCAGCCAGCACCTTCGCCCTCTCCAGCCAG GATGTGATGGTGGTGGGGGAGCCCACCCTGATGGGCGGGGAGTTCGGGGACGAGGACGAGAGGCTCATCACCCGGCTGGAGAACACCCAGTTTGACGCGGCCAACGGCATTGACGACGAGGACAGCTTTAACAACTCCCCTGCACTGGGCGCCAACAGCCCCTGGAACAGCAAGCCTCCGTCCAGCCAAGAAAGCAAATCGGAGAACCCCACGTCACAGGCCTCCCAGTAA
- the Ldb1 gene encoding LIM domain-binding protein 1 isoform X3 — protein MLDRDVGPTPMYPPTYLEPGIGRHTPYGNQTDYRIFELNKRLQNWTEECDNLWWDAFTTEFFEDDAMLTITFCLEDGPKRYTIGRTLIPRYFRSIFEGGATELYYVLKHPKEAFHSNFVSLDCDQGSMVTQHGKPMFTQVCVEGRLYLEFMFDDMMRIKTWHFSIRQHRELIPRSILAMHAQDPQMLDQLSKNITRCGLSNSTLNYLRLCVILEPMQELMSRHKTYSLSPRDCLKTCLFQKWQRMVAPPAEPARQQPSKRRKRKMSGGSTMSSGGGNTNNSNSKKKSPASTFALSSQVPDVMVVGEPTLMGGEFGDEDERLITRLENTQFDAANGIDDEDSFNNSPALGANSPWNSKPPSSQESKSENPTSQASQ, from the exons ATGCTGGATCGGGATGTGGG CCCAACTCCCATGTACCCGCCTACATACCTGGAGCCTGGGATTGG GAGGCATACACCTTATGGTAACCAAACTGACTACAGAATATTTGAGCTTAACAAACGGCTTCAGAACTGGACAGAG GAGTGTGACAATCTCTGGTGGGATGCTTTCACAACTGAGTTCTTTGAGGACGATGCCATGTTGACCATCACTTTCTGCCTGGAAGATGGACCAAAGAGATACA CCATTGGCCGGACCCTGATCCCACGCTACTTTCGCAGCATTTTTGAAGGGGGTGCTACGGAGCTGTATTATGTCCTAAAGCACCCCAAGGAGGCATTCCACAGCAACTTTGTGTCCCTCGACTGTGACCAGGGCAGCATGGTGACCCAACACGGCAAACCCATGTTCACCCAG GTGTGTGTGGAGGGCCGATTGTACCTGGAGTTCATGTTTGATGACATGATGCGGATAAAGACATGGCACTTCAGCATCCGACAGCACCGAGAGCTCATCCCCCGGAGCATCCTTGCCATGCAT GCCCAGGACCCCCAGATGTTGGATCAGCTATCTAAAAATATCACCCGGTGTGGGCTATCCAATTCTACTCTCAACTACCTCCGA CTCTGTGTGATACTTGAGCCCATGCAGGAGCTCATGTCCCGCCACAAGACCTACAGCCTCAGCCCCCGAGACTGCCTCAAGACCTGCCTTTTCCAGAAGTGGCAGCGCATGGTAGCGCCTCCTG CGGAACCTGCACGGCAACAACCCAGCAAACGGCGGAAACGGAAGATGTCAGGGGGAAGCACCATGAGCTCAGGGGGCGGCAacaccaacaacagcaacagcaagaAGAAGAGTCCAGCCAGCACCTTCGCCCTCTCCAGCCAGGTACCT GATGTGATGGTGGTGGGGGAGCCCACCCTGATGGGCGGGGAGTTCGGGGACGAGGACGAGAGGCTCATCACCCGGCTGGAGAACACCCAGTTTGACGCGGCCAACGGCATTGACGACGAGGACAGCTTTAACAACTCCCCTGCACTGGGCGCCAACAGCCCCTGGAACAGCAAGCCTCCGTCCAGCCAAGAAAGCAAATCGGAGAACCCCACGTCACAGGCCTCCCAGTAA